Proteins encoded together in one Lepus europaeus isolate LE1 chromosome 13, mLepTim1.pri, whole genome shotgun sequence window:
- the LOC133772668 gene encoding LOW QUALITY PROTEIN: major facilitator superfamily domain-containing protein 8-like (The sequence of the model RefSeq protein was modified relative to this genomic sequence to represent the inferred CDS: inserted 2 bases in 1 codon), giving the protein MASPGAEAEQEPLLGHRTPGSRXDVVETEEHYKSRWRSIRILYLTMFLSSVGFSIVIMSIWPYLQKIDKTVDASFLGWVIASFSLGQMVASPIFGLWSNHRPRKEPLIVSIFISVAANCLYAYVHVPASHNKYYMLVARGLVGFGAGNVAVVRSYIAGATSLQERTSSMANTSTCQALGFILGPVFQTCFALIGEKGVTWDVIKLQINMYTAPVLLGAFLGVLNIILILTVLREHRVDDSGQQYKNVNFEEVNTDEVQFPQGNIDQVAVVATNILFFVVLFIFALFETILTPLTMDMYAWTQEQAVFYDGIILAALGVEAVLVFMGVKILSKKIGERAILLGGLIVVWIGFFILLPWGNQYPKIQWEDLHNNSIPNTTFGEIIIGLWKSPREDHSEGPTGCPIEQAWCLYTPVIHLAQFLISAVLIGIGYPACNVMSYTLYSKILGPKPQGVYMGWLTASGSGARILGPVFISHVYSYWGPRWAFSLVCGIVVLTITLLGVVYKRLIAFSIRYGRIQEKTGSE; this is encoded by the exons ATGGCGAGCCCGGGCGCTGAGGCGGAGCAGGAGCCGCTGTTGGGCCACCGCACCCCCGGAAGCAG AGATGTTGTAGAAACCGAAGAGCATTATAAAAGCCGATGGAGATCTATTAGGATTCTATATCTTACTATGTTTCTCAGCAGTGTAGGGTTTTCTATTGTGATCATGTCAATATGGCCATATCTCCAAAAGATTGATAAGACAGTCGATGCAAGTTTTTTGGGCTGGGTTATTGCTTCGTTTAGTCTTGGCCAAATGGTAGCTTCACCTATATTTGGCTTATGGTCTAATCATAGGCCAAGAAAAGAACCTCTCATTGTCTCCATCTTTATTTCGGTGGCAGCCAACTGCCTTTATGCATATGTCCACGTTCCAGCTTCTCATAATAAATACTACATGTTGGTTGCTCGTGGATTGGTGGGATTTGGAGCAGGAAATGTAGCTGTTGTTAGATCATATATTGCTGGTGCTACTTCCCTTCAGGAAAGAACAAGTTCCATGGCAAATACAAGCACATGTCAAGCATTAGGCTTTATTCTAGGTCCAGTTTTTCAGACTTGTTTTGCACTCATTGGAGAAAAAGGTGTAACATGGGATGTGATAAAGCTGCAGATAAACATGTACACAGCACCAGTTTTACTTGGCGCCTTCCTGGGagttttaaatattattctgATCCTTACTGTATTAAGAGAACATCGTGTGGATGACTCAGGACAACagtataaaaatgttaattttgaagaAGTAAATACAGATGAAGTTCAGTTTCCCCAAGGAAATATTGATCAagttgctgttgtggccaccaaTATTCTGTTCTTTGTGGTTCTATTTATCTTTGCCCTTTTTGAAACCATCCTTACACCGTTAACTATGGATATGTATGCCTGGACTCAAGAACAAGCTGTATTTTATGATGGAATAATACTTGCTGCCCTTGGAGTCGAGGCAGTTCTTGTTTTCATGGGCGTTAAAATACTTTCCAAGAAGATTGGTGAGCGTGCTATTCTCCTGGGAGGACTCATCGTTGTGTGGATTGGCTTCTTTATCTTGTTACCTTGGGGAAATCAGTATCCCAAAATTCAGTGGGAAGATTTACATAATAACTCAATCCCTAATACCACATTTGGGGAAATTATTATTGGTCTTTGGAAATCTCCCAGAGAAGATCACAGTGAAGGACCAACTGGTTGTCCAATTGAACAAGCGTGGTGCCTCTACACCCCAGTGATCCACCTGGCCCAGTTCCTCATATCAGCTGTGCTTATTGGGATAGGCTATCCAGCCTGCAATGTCATGTCCTATACATTATATTCAAAAATTCTAGGACCAAAGCCTCAGGGTGTGTACATGGGCTGGTTAACAGCTTCTGGCAGTGGAGCACGGATTCTCGGGCCTGTATTCATCAGCCACGTGTATAGTTACTGGGGACCACGATGGGCATTCAGCCTTGTATGTGGGATTGTCGTGCTCACCATCACTCTCCTGGGAGTGGTTTACAAGAGACTCATTGCGTTTTCTATACGGTATGGGAGGATTCAAGAGAAAACTGGGTCAGAGTAG